The following DNA comes from Quercus robur chromosome 1, dhQueRobu3.1, whole genome shotgun sequence.
cagTGTTTGAATTGTATTTTCCAATTGTGAACAGTAAATAAATCAGTAGACTGGTGGAGAAGTTGCATATCATTGTTCTCATTTGAAAAAAACCATATGCATATGAATAAATGACTCATAAGGAGTTGGCAAATCTGTCTAGGCTTGTGATGAATTAAGGAGTCCACACATGTTTCAGTTTTTGCTGTGTTAATTCACCagaaatttcttgaattttgaatttgtgattGTTGACTTCTTATTCTATGCTTGCCAGGTGGGCTGAGCAGAATGTGGATCCTTCATTATTCCCTAAGGAATTGATGGCTAATGCTTCAAATTTAGTGGGGGATGAGGAGGTAGTGTTCTTCAATAGTAGGTTAGCAGTGATGTTTTGTGTTATTTCCAACTTGTCTTTTGCTTCAAACCAATTTTCTAGGGATGCTACACCTAACAAGACCAAGGTGATTATAAGCCTAAATTCTATGGTTTGTGGCTTGCAAATGGCATTCAGTAGGACTTTTATCAGTTAAAAGTATTTGCCAACCTAAAGCTATTATTTCTAATTGAATAGGTGTCATTCTGCTTATTCTGTTGTTAGCTAACAGGCCCAAAGCATGTTTCCTATTGAGCAGGTGAACAATGATCCTCAGATTCTATTAAGGAAAGCACATGCTGCTACCTCATCTATAGGTTCAGCTACCGTGTAAGTTAACCATTTGTTTAAGGTATCCTCCCTATAGTTGCCAACGGTGAGAGGAGAGTGCACACACTAGTTCACACTGAAGAACTTGGTTTTTCCACTTGCTTAATTAGGATTGTTGCCATGCTGGAGAGGAATGGGATTCTAAAGATTGCCAGTGTTGGGGATTGTGGCCTAAGAGTTATCCGTGAAGGTAAAACCCAAAGCTTTAGCTCAGACCAAGTCTTGAGCTATCtctgaattttcttttcaattcattttatCCTCAATGACATGGTTGTTTAATCACTCAACTTACAGGTCAAATAATTTTATCCACGTTTCCACAAGAACACTATTTTGACTGTCCGTATCAGCTGAGCTCTGAGGCGGTTGGCCAAACATACCTTGATGCAATGGTACAAGGACACAAATAtctaatatttacatatttaagtAACTATGCAACTGTGTTTTTGTTCATACTAGTTACACCTGTAgaaatttcttctattttgaAAGACAAAATGGGTCCTGATGATTATTCAACCAGTGTACAACACAGGATAACTACGCCCTCAGCCTCATGCTTAACTTCTAACAGTTCCCATTGAAAATAATTGAAGATAAAATAGGGAATAAATTCCTTTCCTCACATGAAACCAAAAATGTTGACTATTTTAGATAATGTGCATAGACGAACCAATTGTTTATGATAAATGGGTGTTACACCTACTATTTAGTTAGCCTAACGACTGAAGTCACTCTATTTTGCAACTCAATAACCAAGGtcttttgaactttgaattgCATTTCAATAATTCATTGTCGCATGATCATCATGAATATGAGCTAACCCCTCACCAAATTTAGGTAAGCAGTGTGGAGTTGATGGAGGGAGACACAATAATAATGGGCTCGGATGGACTGTTTGATAACGTTTTTGACCATGAAATCATTTCAACAATAGCCAGATGCAGGGATGTAGTTGAAGCTggtatatttttctcttaaaacaAATCACCTCTAGGATTAGGAAGATTTATTAGCAACTCAATCTTAGGTGCATAATTCTCTCTACAACTGAAATCGTTTTTGATGCTAGCAAAGGCATTAGCTAATCTGGCGAGCAATCACTCCATGGACTCCAACTTCGATTCCCCCTATTCATTAGAGGCCAGGTCCAAGGTAATGTCATTTTTCAG
Coding sequences within:
- the LOC126727589 gene encoding probable protein phosphatase 2C 26 isoform X1 encodes the protein MAISLIRISISQCLSVSHPLIHSLRSSTLSSIDESLRRKRLLSSCAPSQLNPIRSEVSFCVGTHLIPHPNKVERGGEDAFFVSNYNGGAIAVADGVSGWAEQNVDPSLFPKELMANASNLVGDEEVNNDPQILLRKAHAATSSIGSATVIVAMLERNGILKIASVGDCGLRVIREGQIILSTFPQEHYFDCPYQLSSEAVGQTYLDAMVSSVELMEGDTIIMGSDGLFDNVFDHEIISTIARCRDVVEAAKALANLASNHSMDSNFDSPYSLEARSKGFDVPLWRKILGMKLTGGKLDDITVVVGLVVSS
- the LOC126727589 gene encoding probable protein phosphatase 2C 1 isoform X2, encoding MANASNLVGDEEVNNDPQILLRKAHAATSSIGSATVIVAMLERNGILKIASVGDCGLRVIREGQIILSTFPQEHYFDCPYQLSSEAVGQTYLDAMVSSVELMEGDTIIMGSDGLFDNVFDHEIISTIARCRDVVEAAKALANLASNHSMDSNFDSPYSLEARSKGFDVPLWRKILGMKLTGGKLDDITVVVGLVVSS
- the LOC126727589 gene encoding probable protein phosphatase 2C 26 isoform X3; protein product: MLERNGILKIASVGDCGLRVIREGQIILSTFPQEHYFDCPYQLSSEAVGQTYLDAMVSSVELMEGDTIIMGSDGLFDNVFDHEIISTIARCRDVVEAAKALANLASNHSMDSNFDSPYSLEARSKGFDVPLWRKILGMKLTGGKLDDITVVVGLVVSS